The following are from one region of the Papaver somniferum cultivar HN1 unplaced genomic scaffold, ASM357369v1 unplaced-scaffold_132, whole genome shotgun sequence genome:
- the LOC113333144 gene encoding FACT complex subunit SPT16-like produces MKFPRCPIRTKCLTQARKEAKVMYPKCTGEDIYRYVQDVSRRVIQARLGVQLQRGAKWRLLPEDQCETNRVVSKNNKLQMNKKAKFMTLTGLKIFPSVGEQSGETTIGTLEGHLNGFSYSTSSPNFHFHFLYRNVKNAFFRYEDEKMLPLLHFHLHHPIKVGAEKRQNVHFHLVQIPVGQKRYYNDSDKIVGPNGPNKDLKNFVHKVQAKWSHLPVVHYRYPFAGVELHKKDEFQGNLPSK; encoded by the exons ATGAAATTTCCTAGATGCCCAATTCGAACCAAATGTTTGACGCAGGCCAGAAAGGAAGCCAAAGTAATGTATCCAAAATGCACTGGAGAGGATATCTACCGGTATGTGCAGGATGTTTCGCGCAGGGTTATTCAGGCAAGACTTGGTGTCCAATTACAGAGAGGAGCTAAATGGAGATTGTTGCCTGAGGATCAGTGTGAGACAAACCGTGTAGTATCAAAAAACAATAAACTGCAGATGAATAAAAAAGCCAAGTTTATGACTTTAACTGGCCTCAAAATCTTTCCCAGTGTAGGAGAACAAAGTGGAGAGACCACTATTGGCACCCTTGAAGGCCATTTGAATGGGTTCTCCTATTCAACCTCCAGTCCTAATTTCCATTTCCATTTTTTGTACAGGAATGTAAAGAACGCTTTCTTTCGATATGAAGACGAGAAGATGCTGCCTCTTTTGCACTTCCACTTGCATCACCCCATCAAGGTGGGGGCTGAAAAGAGACAGAATGTCCACTTCCATCTGGTGCAGATTCCTGTTGGACAGAAGAGATATTATAATGATTCAGATAAGATCGTTGGCCCTAATGGCCCTAACAAAGATTTAAAGAACTTTGTCCACAAAGTTCAAGCTAAATGGAGTCATCTACCTGTAGTCCATTATCGTTATCCATTTGCTGGTGTTGAGCTTCATAAGAAGGatgaatttcaaggaaatcttccCTCCAAG TAA
- the LOC113332894 gene encoding uncharacterized protein LOC113332894, with protein MILHIGTAFKLFVMKSFLHICRSHTVDLLSKTCTCQRWCVYGFPCSHATSAISAKDDRYVDYIQDYFKVTNFQQLYSIAIRPIPNYNRPEQYLPEDTIFPPHPRVPPGRPKGNRIKNAWEKARKYVRCSNCKKKTHHNKATCTVIPSYH; from the exons ATGA TATTGCATATAGGTACTGCTTTTAAGTTATTTGTGATGAAAAGCTTTCTGCACATCTGCAGGTCTCATACTGTTGATCTGCTGAGCAAGACTTGCACCTGCCAAAGATGgtgtgtttatggttttccatgctctcaTGCTACATCAGCTATTTCTGCCAAGGATGATAGATACGTAGATTATATCCAAGACTACTTCAAAGTTACGAATTTTCAGCAGCTGTATTCAATTGCTATCAGACCAATCCCTAACTACAACAGGCCAGAGCAGTATCTACCAGAGGATACTATCTTTCCACCCCATCCACGAGTTCCACCAGGTAGGCCAAAGGGAAATCGTATCAAGAATGCATGGGAGAAAGCTAGGAAGTACGTCCGTTGTTCAAACTGCAAGAAGAaaactcatcacaacaaggcaacatgcacTGTCATTCCTTCGTACCATTGA